Proteins from a genomic interval of Clostridium sp. 'deep sea':
- a CDS encoding peptidylprolyl isomerase yields MSNQNPIVTITMQDDSVIKAELYPEVAPNTVNNFISLINKGFYNGLTFHRIIPGFVIQGGCPTGNGTGGPGYGIKGEFNNNGVKNDLKHVEGVLSMARAQHPDSAGSQFFIMDKPAPHLDNNYAGFGKVIEGMDAVKAIVDSPLINPRMGNPVEAPIIKEMTVDTFAVEYPEPETNNMR; encoded by the coding sequence ATGAGTAATCAAAACCCTATTGTTACTATAACAATGCAAGATGATTCTGTAATTAAAGCAGAATTATATCCAGAAGTTGCCCCAAACACAGTTAACAATTTTATAAGCTTAATAAACAAAGGTTTTTATAATGGTTTAACATTTCATAGAATTATTCCTGGTTTTGTAATTCAAGGTGGTTGCCCAACAGGTAACGGTACTGGTGGACCAGGTTATGGAATTAAAGGTGAGTTTAATAATAACGGTGTAAAAAATGATTTAAAACATGTTGAGGGCGTTTTATCTATGGCTAGAGCTCAGCATCCAGACTCTGCAGGATCACAGTTTTTTATTATGGATAAACCTGCTCCACATTTAGATAATAACTATGCAGGATTTGGTAAGGTTATTGAGGGAATGGATGCCGTTAAAGCTATTGTTGATAGCCCATTAATTAACCCACGTATGGGAAACCCTGTAGAGGCACCAATCATTAAGGAAATGACTGTGGATACTTTTGCAGTAGAGTACCCAGAACCAGAAACAAATAACATGAGATAA
- a CDS encoding M20/M25/M40 family metallo-hydrolase, giving the protein MNQESKQFLQDLITTPSPSGAEYAIQQKWINYTKQFAHKIQTDAVGNVIACLNPNNEFKVMLAGHCDEIAFVVSYIDDNGFLSVIKAGGISHKIALGMRVKVLGKNGPIYGVVGVPAEHHGGVGDNLKLEDIYIDCGAIDKEDMLKHVNIGDYVIYDTNYSYMLNDNIVGRGLDNKTGAFIVAEVLKRVAKAEPKVGVYAVSTVNEETNMGGAYFASSSINPTLGIACDVTFATDYPNVNNKKHGTVKIAGGPVLAKGAPINPVANSLLAEVASKNNIPVQYELTPRSTGTDADKIRVSCKGVPVALVSLPIRYMHSPVELANTNDIEQEIEILTQFILSLTGEEDFRLLKA; this is encoded by the coding sequence ATGAATCAAGAATCAAAACAATTTTTGCAAGATTTAATAACTACCCCCTCACCATCTGGTGCAGAATATGCCATACAACAAAAGTGGATAAACTACACAAAACAATTTGCCCACAAAATACAAACCGATGCAGTTGGCAATGTTATTGCTTGTTTAAACCCTAATAATGAGTTTAAGGTAATGTTGGCAGGACACTGTGATGAAATAGCTTTTGTAGTAAGTTACATAGATGACAATGGATTTTTATCCGTCATAAAAGCTGGAGGCATAAGCCATAAAATAGCTTTAGGCATGAGAGTTAAAGTACTAGGTAAAAATGGACCAATTTATGGTGTTGTTGGGGTGCCAGCAGAACACCACGGTGGGGTAGGTGACAACCTAAAACTTGAAGATATTTATATTGATTGTGGTGCTATAGATAAAGAGGATATGTTGAAGCATGTTAACATAGGTGACTATGTTATATACGACACCAATTATAGCTATATGTTAAATGACAATATTGTGGGTAGAGGTTTAGATAATAAAACAGGTGCTTTTATAGTGGCAGAGGTATTAAAAAGAGTAGCGAAAGCTGAGCCTAAAGTAGGAGTTTATGCTGTAAGCACAGTTAATGAAGAAACCAATATGGGTGGTGCTTACTTTGCTAGTAGTTCCATAAATCCAACCCTAGGAATAGCCTGTGACGTAACCTTTGCTACCGATTACCCTAATGTCAATAATAAAAAACATGGAACTGTTAAAATAGCAGGTGGTCCAGTATTAGCCAAAGGTGCCCCCATAAACCCAGTAGCCAATAGCTTGTTAGCAGAAGTAGCAAGCAAAAATAATATACCAGTACAATACGAATTAACCCCACGAAGCACAGGAACAGATGCCGATAAAATAAGAGTGAGCTGTAAAGGGGTACCTGTTGCTTTAGTATCATTACCAATAAGATACATGCATTCACCCGTAGAGCTTGCCAATACAAACGATATAGAACAAGAAATAGAGATATTAACCCAGTTTATTTTAAGTTTAACAGGTGAAGAGGATTTTAGATTATTAAAAGCATAG
- a CDS encoding peptidylprolyl isomerase: protein MEDGKKIEIELYPQLAPNTVNNFISLINEGFYDGLSFHQIYSELLIAGGAPEVGGAGDPGYSIKSEFNNLSQTAGVLSMARSSYTESAGSQFLIADMDISETNTNYLNDFLFTAFGKVINGAENVRALSKTKIVNEQYGAPENPPKMKKVTVDTKGVEYPEPEKITKE, encoded by the coding sequence ATGGAAGATGGTAAAAAAATTGAAATAGAGCTTTATCCACAGCTTGCACCTAATACTGTTAATAACTTTATTAGTTTAATTAATGAAGGCTTTTATGATGGTTTAAGCTTCCATCAAATTTACTCTGAATTACTCATTGCCGGTGGAGCTCCTGAAGTCGGTGGTGCTGGAGACCCTGGTTATAGTATAAAATCAGAATTTAATAATCTTTCACAAACTGCGGGTGTTTTATCTATGGCAAGATCTAGTTACACAGAATCAGCTGGTTCTCAATTTTTAATAGCTGATATGGACATAAGTGAAACTAATACTAATTATTTAAATGACTTTTTATTCACAGCATTTGGCAAGGTAATAAACGGTGCAGAAAACGTAAGAGCATTATCTAAAACTAAAATAGTTAATGAGCAATACGGTGCTCCTGAAAATCCACCTAAAATGAAAAAAGTTACAGTTGATACTAAAGGTGTAGAGTATCCTGAGCCTGAAAAGATAACAAAAGAATAA
- a CDS encoding aldo/keto reductase codes for MHYRSFPCAPDKKISVLGFGCMRLPHLNNDSGQINDEEALKMVRYAIDNGVNYIDTAYPYHKGTSEKFVARALKNGYREKVYLATKHPVWLVEEYADFEKYLNEQLANLETDYIDFYMLHALSAERWQKIRDLGVIKFLEEARAKGKINHFGFSFHDELAVFKEIINSYPWDFAQIQLNFMDTEYQAGLEGLNYAADRGIGVIVMEPLRGGSLTRSVPNDIKDIWEKAETKRTPAEWCFKWVANHPSVVTILSGMSTIEQVEENVTKADDFLANSLTDFELELITQVRNIYIERTKVNCTACEYCLPCPAGVAIPKVFTLYNNANIYNDLEGASRSYKAFMIEKEIDASKCVECNKCLSACPQNIKIPTVLKEAHSYLTKAK; via the coding sequence ATGCATTATAGAAGTTTTCCATGTGCACCAGATAAAAAGATTTCAGTTTTAGGTTTTGGTTGTATGCGTTTGCCTCACCTAAATAACGACAGTGGTCAAATTAACGATGAAGAAGCTCTAAAAATGGTTCGCTATGCTATAGATAATGGAGTTAATTATATTGACACAGCTTACCCTTACCACAAAGGAACTAGTGAAAAGTTTGTTGCTAGAGCCCTAAAGAATGGTTACAGGGAAAAGGTTTATTTGGCAACAAAACACCCTGTGTGGTTAGTAGAAGAATATGCTGATTTTGAAAAGTATTTAAATGAACAGCTTGCTAATCTTGAGACTGATTATATAGACTTTTACATGTTACACGCTTTAAGTGCTGAGCGTTGGCAAAAAATTAGAGATTTAGGGGTTATTAAATTTTTAGAAGAGGCTCGTGCCAAAGGCAAAATTAACCACTTTGGGTTTTCATTTCATGACGAGCTTGCTGTATTTAAAGAGATTATTAATTCTTACCCTTGGGATTTTGCCCAAATTCAGTTAAACTTTATGGATACCGAGTATCAGGCTGGCTTAGAGGGTCTAAACTACGCAGCTGATAGAGGCATTGGAGTTATTGTAATGGAGCCACTACGTGGTGGTAGTTTAACTCGCAGTGTTCCTAATGATATTAAAGATATTTGGGAGAAGGCCGAAACCAAAAGAACACCTGCTGAATGGTGCTTTAAATGGGTTGCCAACCACCCTAGTGTTGTTACCATATTAAGCGGTATGAGTACAATAGAACAGGTTGAAGAAAATGTTACTAAAGCAGATGACTTTTTAGCTAACTCCTTAACTGATTTTGAATTAGAGCTTATAACACAGGTACGCAATATTTATATTGAGAGAACAAAAGTTAACTGTACAGCTTGTGAGTATTGTTTGCCATGTCCTGCAGGGGTTGCTATTCCAAAGGTATTTACTTTGTACAATAACGCTAATATTTATAACGATTTAGAGGGTGCCTCTCGTTCTTATAAAGCCTTTATGATTGAAAAAGAGATTGATGCTAGTAAGTGTGTAGAGTGTAATAAATGCCTTAGTGCCTGTCCCCAAAACATAAAAATTCCTACTGTACTAAAAGAGGCCCATAGTTATTTAACTAAAGCAAAGTAG
- a CDS encoding sugar phosphate isomerase/epimerase → MVKNRFLIGHYGKYDLSKQDRDFREYFFGVEICSISDSNDIAELMKEAKKNNFSYGVHMPMRAGQWKLRDAQFLSKNKNCQKESYNYLEREIEYISQYKPNYILIHFPKPMLLDERVDWSSWRFADTSEFYNETDYPYEMFMQKSEEFFIWLTKQAKAYGFTPVLEFDLVNKYIYDNKKFYELITSYPLIKICLDIPRLHLQTQLDKYFKVDSFINQYAKHTYLVHLSNLSIEKGLNHYPALPSLSPKEGWADVETYLNKIKEHNNSFKLLYEHWSNAVNAKQLQECYDWIEGILS, encoded by the coding sequence ATGGTTAAAAATAGATTTTTAATAGGACATTATGGAAAATATGACTTAAGTAAACAAGATAGAGATTTTAGAGAGTATTTTTTTGGTGTTGAGATATGCTCAATAAGTGATAGTAACGATATAGCTGAGTTAATGAAAGAAGCTAAAAAGAATAATTTTAGTTATGGTGTTCATATGCCAATGAGAGCAGGGCAGTGGAAGCTAAGAGATGCCCAGTTTTTATCCAAAAACAAAAACTGTCAGAAGGAGTCTTATAATTATTTAGAGAGAGAAATAGAGTATATTTCACAGTATAAACCTAACTATATATTAATACATTTTCCAAAACCCATGCTCCTAGATGAAAGAGTAGACTGGAGTAGCTGGAGATTTGCAGATACCAGTGAGTTTTATAACGAAACAGACTATCCGTATGAAATGTTTATGCAAAAAAGTGAGGAGTTTTTTATTTGGCTTACAAAGCAAGCAAAAGCGTATGGTTTTACTCCTGTTTTAGAGTTCGACTTAGTAAATAAGTATATCTATGATAACAAAAAATTTTATGAGCTAATTACCAGTTATCCATTAATTAAAATCTGTTTAGATATCCCAAGGCTTCATTTACAAACACAGCTAGATAAATACTTTAAGGTAGATAGCTTTATTAATCAGTACGCAAAACATACCTATTTAGTTCATTTATCTAATCTTAGCATTGAAAAAGGACTAAACCACTATCCAGCCTTACCTAGCCTAAGCCCAAAAGAGGGTTGGGCGGATGTTGAGACCTATTTAAATAAAATAAAAGAACACAATAATAGCTTTAAGCTTTTATACGAGCACTGGTCAAATGCAGTTAATGCCAAACAACTACAAGAATGTTACGACTGGATAGAGGGTATTTTAAGCTAG
- a CDS encoding methyltransferase domain-containing protein: MNINQYINSLHGKSPSVLAEIEQNNVTGKIIYPTLGAEAGRFLYCYILAHKPKQILELGTGCGYATIYMALAAKTYGGKIISIENNSNVLAVAKKNVSKAKCEDNVTLCLANAEQYVQTCELKFDLILQDTYPQLYSKMLSNCINILNKGKALITHDALVEILNAPPQLANDMSEFNTLLTKQQNLSSALLPMNDGLWLSIKK, encoded by the coding sequence ATGAACATAAACCAATATATTAATAGCTTGCATGGAAAAAGCCCCAGTGTTTTAGCTGAGATAGAGCAAAATAATGTAACAGGCAAGATAATTTACCCAACTTTAGGAGCAGAAGCAGGTAGATTTTTATACTGCTATATCTTAGCCCATAAACCAAAACAAATTTTAGAGTTAGGTACAGGCTGTGGTTATGCCACAATCTATATGGCCTTAGCAGCTAAAACATATGGTGGTAAAATAATCTCTATTGAAAATAATTCAAACGTACTGGCTGTTGCTAAAAAAAATGTTAGTAAAGCAAAATGTGAAGATAACGTTACTTTATGTTTAGCTAATGCAGAGCAATATGTGCAAACGTGTGAACTAAAATTCGATTTAATACTTCAAGATACCTATCCACAGCTGTATAGCAAGATGCTTAGTAACTGTATTAATATTTTAAACAAAGGCAAAGCCTTAATAACCCATGATGCTTTAGTAGAAATACTAAATGCTCCACCACAATTAGCTAATGATATGAGTGAGTTTAATACCTTATTAACTAAACAACAAAACTTAAGCTCAGCCTTATTGCCTATGAATGATGGGTTATGGTTATCTATAAAAAAATAA
- a CDS encoding ECF transporter S component: MKTKRLVRMALLIAMSYIGAYIKPFSGLVATAAFDSMPGFFAAAWISPLDGCIVGAIGHLFTAMLQGFYLTIPVHLVLAVEMGLICYVFGFIWRKSKIAAIILASLLNGVASPLSLVVFPHLSLKVLWAMVPVLVFASVANIVAAAGLTLAMPKKIKKI, encoded by the coding sequence ATGAAAACAAAGAGATTAGTAAGAATGGCACTGTTAATTGCTATGTCTTATATCGGGGCGTATATCAAACCCTTTTCTGGACTAGTTGCTACTGCAGCTTTTGACTCAATGCCTGGATTTTTTGCTGCTGCCTGGATTTCACCCCTTGATGGCTGTATTGTGGGTGCAATAGGACATCTATTTACGGCAATGTTACAAGGCTTTTATTTAACTATACCAGTTCACTTAGTGTTAGCTGTTGAAATGGGTTTAATATGTTATGTGTTTGGGTTTATTTGGAGAAAATCTAAAATTGCAGCTATTATTCTTGCTTCTTTACTAAATGGCGTAGCCTCGCCTTTAAGCTTGGTAGTTTTTCCCCATTTAAGCCTTAAAGTATTGTGGGCTATGGTTCCTGTATTAGTATTTGCATCAGTGGCAAATATAGTGGCTGCAGCTGGTTTAACCCTAGCAATGCCTAAAAAAATAAAGAAGATATAA
- a CDS encoding AIR synthase related protein codes for MKYRDALVTESSSKTLIITADNSVSIGNKEHDYIKVDPKLVGALTARVALLEAVCLNAQPIAVSCTLSFPFDSADAQNIMTGIKSEMLNYSLTEQQLTGSCESNFPATVTAIGITVISELLNEPLINKTKLNDKIFVIGKPLVGPEVVQHKSLLPTVNTIKKLQSLKNIHEIIPCGSGGVNSELKQATLNNDCHIELVNTELDLNKSAGPATCLIVVGDIELQHLQSAINNKITLIGYVRSKNEKEY; via the coding sequence GTGAAGTATCGAGACGCATTAGTTACAGAATCAAGTAGTAAAACTTTAATAATAACTGCCGATAATAGTGTATCTATTGGTAACAAAGAACATGACTATATTAAAGTTGACCCCAAATTAGTGGGTGCCTTAACAGCTAGAGTTGCTTTACTAGAGGCGGTATGTTTAAATGCTCAGCCAATAGCTGTATCCTGTACTTTATCTTTTCCTTTTGATAGTGCAGATGCGCAAAATATAATGACTGGTATTAAGAGCGAAATGTTAAACTATAGCTTAACAGAACAACAGCTTACAGGAAGCTGTGAAAGCAATTTTCCTGCAACTGTAACAGCAATTGGTATCACTGTAATTAGCGAGCTGTTAAATGAACCCTTAATAAATAAAACAAAGTTAAATGACAAGATTTTTGTAATAGGAAAACCCTTAGTAGGTCCAGAGGTAGTACAGCATAAAAGCCTCTTACCTACTGTAAACACCATAAAGAAATTACAAAGTTTAAAAAATATCCATGAAATTATTCCTTGTGGCTCCGGAGGAGTTAACTCTGAGTTAAAACAGGCTACACTTAATAATGACTGCCATATTGAGTTAGTAAATACCGAACTAGACTTAAACAAATCAGCTGGTCCAGCAACGTGTTTAATTGTAGTTGGAGATATTGAATTACAACATCTTCAATCAGCAATAAATAATAAAATAACCTTAATCGGTTATGTAAGGAGTAAAAATGAAAAAGAATATTAG
- a CDS encoding cobalamin-binding protein, producing MKKNIRVLLILMLSIALLAACNTNKARANDLKITDQMNREITIKGEVTKIVSLAPSATEMLFALGLGERVVGVTDSCNYPEESQSIEKVGGFKGPNLEKIVAAEPNVVFSSTVSQETVEALDQAGIPVVVLNPQNIESIYQAIELMGKVCNSAENADQLVNDITARVNAVKEKVANIKDEDKKLVYYEVWHEPPMTVGPNTFLHEVIVAAGGKNLAEDSKTDWPSLSTEQIVERNPDIILLGHGGQKAEETELRTGFKDIKAVQNKKVKAVDVDVFSRPGPRITEAIEFLAEYMYPELFK from the coding sequence ATGAAAAAGAATATTAGAGTATTACTAATACTTATGCTTAGCATAGCTTTATTAGCTGCATGTAATACAAATAAAGCAAGAGCAAACGACCTAAAAATAACTGATCAAATGAATCGAGAAATAACTATTAAAGGTGAGGTAACTAAAATTGTTTCATTAGCACCTAGTGCTACCGAAATGCTCTTTGCCTTAGGATTAGGAGAAAGAGTTGTAGGTGTAACAGATTCTTGTAACTATCCTGAAGAATCCCAGAGCATAGAAAAAGTTGGTGGCTTTAAAGGCCCTAATCTTGAAAAAATAGTTGCAGCAGAGCCAAACGTAGTATTCTCTTCAACAGTCTCTCAAGAAACAGTAGAGGCTTTAGACCAAGCTGGTATACCAGTAGTTGTCTTAAATCCTCAAAATATTGAGAGCATTTATCAAGCAATAGAGTTAATGGGTAAAGTATGTAATAGTGCCGAAAACGCAGATCAATTAGTAAATGATATAACTGCTCGCGTAAATGCTGTAAAAGAAAAAGTGGCCAATATTAAAGACGAAGATAAAAAATTAGTTTATTACGAAGTATGGCATGAGCCACCAATGACCGTTGGTCCAAATACCTTCTTACACGAAGTTATTGTGGCTGCTGGTGGTAAAAACCTAGCAGAAGATTCTAAAACAGATTGGCCCAGTTTAAGTACTGAGCAAATAGTTGAAAGAAACCCAGATATAATTTTATTAGGACATGGTGGACAAAAAGCCGAAGAAACAGAATTACGAACTGGCTTTAAAGACATAAAAGCAGTGCAAAACAAAAAAGTAAAGGCTGTAGATGTAGATGTATTTAGCAGACCAGGGCCAAGAATTACGGAGGCTATCGAATTTTTAGCTGAATACATGTATCCAGAACTATTTAAATAG
- a CDS encoding iron ABC transporter permease, whose product MRTAKNLMLTLIITAVCIVLALHIGSVKVSVQDIFKAIFLGGEGLPSSTITIVLKLRLPRIILAFLVGGCLSMAGCVLQAILRNPLADPYIIGASSGASVGAGFSIILLSELNIGFNNLFGLGLTPIFAFIGAILTVLLVYRVSKVGNTVPIVTLLLAGIATSTILSAVMSLMLYFSDDIVQPLVYWLMGSFNARTWIHVITILPYPIIGFLIIYKKAVILDIFTMGESKAKQLGVNVEKEKKLLLIVSAFLTAAAVSLCGVIGFVGLLIPHIIRLIHGPNNKQLVWRSFIWGGNFLIIADTIARTILSPTELPVGIITSLCGGPFFIYLLKKQQGKYWQ is encoded by the coding sequence ATGCGAACTGCTAAGAATTTAATGCTAACACTTATAATAACAGCAGTTTGCATAGTTCTTGCTTTGCACATTGGTTCTGTAAAGGTAAGTGTGCAAGACATATTTAAAGCAATATTTTTAGGTGGTGAGGGTTTGCCTTCATCCACTATAACTATTGTGCTTAAGTTAAGGCTACCTCGAATAATATTAGCATTTTTAGTAGGGGGCTGTTTATCAATGGCTGGCTGTGTATTGCAGGCCATTTTACGTAACCCCTTAGCTGATCCCTACATAATTGGCGCCTCATCGGGGGCTTCAGTAGGAGCAGGCTTTTCAATTATACTATTATCAGAGCTAAATATTGGATTTAATAATCTTTTTGGTTTAGGATTAACGCCAATATTCGCTTTTATTGGTGCAATACTTACGGTTTTATTGGTGTATCGTGTTTCTAAGGTAGGCAATACAGTTCCTATTGTTACCTTACTATTAGCAGGCATTGCCACAAGTACAATACTTAGTGCCGTAATGTCTTTAATGTTATATTTTAGTGATGATATAGTACAACCGCTAGTTTACTGGTTAATGGGCAGTTTTAATGCCCGTACTTGGATTCATGTTATAACAATACTGCCTTATCCTATAATCGGGTTTTTAATTATCTATAAAAAGGCAGTTATCTTAGATATTTTTACAATGGGTGAAAGCAAAGCCAAACAGCTTGGTGTTAATGTAGAAAAAGAAAAAAAACTACTATTAATAGTATCAGCATTCTTAACAGCCGCTGCCGTATCTTTGTGTGGAGTTATTGGCTTTGTAGGTCTATTAATACCCCATATTATCAGGCTAATTCACGGTCCAAACAACAAACAACTAGTCTGGAGATCGTTTATTTGGGGTGGAAACTTTTTAATAATTGCCGATACCATAGCCAGAACAATACTTAGCCCTACAGAGTTACCAGTGGGTATAATAACCTCATTATGTGGGGGTCCGTTTTTTATTTATCTATTAAAAAAACAACAGGGTAAGTACTGGCAATAA
- the cobU gene encoding bifunctional adenosylcobinamide kinase/adenosylcobinamide-phosphate guanylyltransferase, which produces MANIIYVTGGARSGKSSFAEEQAKKHNSVLYIATAACLDEEMQYRILRHQQQRPKTWHTIEEQLKPYTYINACVQEEAILLDCLSVWVSNLMLQYWNDDESGFTCAKNDLIDLVLVEIEQLVLAAQKYNKTLIIVSNEVGSGIVPMSTLARYYRDCLGLCNQKIAKVANKVYWCVSGIPTLIKGEKNEK; this is translated from the coding sequence ATGGCAAATATAATATATGTTACAGGGGGAGCCCGTAGTGGAAAATCCTCTTTTGCTGAAGAACAAGCCAAAAAACATAATAGCGTTTTATATATAGCTACAGCTGCCTGTTTAGATGAAGAAATGCAGTACAGAATTTTAAGGCATCAACAGCAAAGGCCAAAAACGTGGCACACAATTGAAGAACAACTAAAACCTTATACTTATATTAATGCCTGTGTTCAAGAAGAAGCAATTTTACTCGACTGTTTATCGGTATGGGTCTCTAACTTAATGCTTCAGTACTGGAATGATGACGAGTCAGGCTTTACCTGTGCTAAAAATGACTTAATAGATTTAGTTCTAGTAGAAATAGAACAGCTTGTATTGGCCGCCCAAAAATACAATAAAACGCTAATCATTGTATCTAATGAGGTTGGTAGTGGCATAGTACCAATGTCTACATTGGCAAGATATTATCGTGATTGTTTAGGTTTGTGCAACCAAAAAATAGCAAAGGTTGCCAATAAGGTATATTGGTGTGTAAGTGGCATACCAACACTTATTAAGGGAGAGAAAAATGAAAAATAA
- a CDS encoding cobyric acid synthase: MKNKALMILGTASDVGKSILCTGLCRVFKQDGYKVSPFKSQNMALNSYITNNGKEIGRSQGIQAEAAGVEANEYMNPILLKPSGEMNSQVVLLGKPLSNMSAREYRAQFLTNAREIVQIAINHNKQNNDIMVMEGAGSPVEINLKDKDIVNMKAAEMADAPVILVSDIDRGGVFASIVGTLTLLNEEERARVKGLVINKFRGDVSLLKPGLDWIEQYTQKPVLGVIPYVRDLDIDAEDSVVLDSTKHGYGEYASVQIAVMHLPLISNFTDIDSLKKEPDCNVYFVSNLGQFGSPDIVVIPGSKNTLADMNFLNKTGLAQRIKAFANSGGTVIGICGGYQMLGEKIIDSKAIESALNQVNGIGLLAVTTIFEQHKVTTRTKAVLPANTLPYIKQDITIDGYEIHMGKSNLLKNDCLLLVTERAGQKVQDTDGAISNDGKIFGTYFHGIFDNGLLRRSLINNIRKNKGLAELTEPIYDHIEAREKAFNRLAEHFRSHLNMEKIYEILDLQ, translated from the coding sequence ATGAAAAATAAAGCACTTATGATATTAGGCACAGCTTCTGATGTAGGTAAAAGCATACTTTGCACAGGGCTGTGTCGTGTGTTTAAACAAGATGGATATAAAGTTAGTCCATTTAAAAGTCAAAACATGGCACTCAACTCATATATAACAAATAATGGTAAAGAGATAGGTCGTAGCCAAGGCATTCAAGCCGAAGCAGCAGGGGTGGAGGCCAATGAGTACATGAATCCCATTTTGCTCAAACCCTCAGGCGAAATGAATTCGCAAGTTGTTTTGCTTGGTAAACCCCTTAGTAATATGAGCGCTAGAGAATATAGAGCACAGTTTTTAACAAATGCTCGTGAAATTGTGCAAATAGCTATTAACCATAATAAACAAAATAATGACATAATGGTGATGGAAGGTGCAGGCTCACCCGTAGAAATAAACCTCAAAGATAAAGATATCGTTAACATGAAAGCCGCCGAAATGGCAGATGCCCCCGTAATACTAGTCTCAGATATAGATAGAGGTGGAGTATTTGCTTCTATTGTGGGTACGTTAACGCTCTTAAATGAAGAAGAGAGAGCGAGAGTAAAAGGATTAGTTATAAACAAGTTTAGGGGAGATGTAAGTTTACTTAAACCAGGCCTAGATTGGATTGAGCAGTATACCCAAAAACCAGTTTTAGGTGTTATACCATACGTAAGAGATTTAGATATTGATGCCGAAGACTCTGTAGTGCTTGATTCTACCAAACATGGCTATGGTGAGTATGCCTCAGTGCAAATTGCCGTTATGCATTTGCCTTTAATAAGCAACTTTACAGATATAGATTCACTAAAAAAAGAGCCCGATTGCAATGTTTACTTTGTATCTAATTTGGGTCAATTTGGTTCTCCCGATATAGTAGTAATACCGGGTAGTAAAAATACATTAGCAGATATGAATTTTTTAAATAAAACGGGTTTAGCCCAACGCATTAAAGCCTTTGCAAACAGCGGCGGCACAGTAATTGGTATCTGTGGTGGTTATCAAATGCTTGGTGAAAAAATAATAGATTCAAAGGCTATTGAATCAGCTTTAAACCAAGTTAATGGAATTGGGCTTTTAGCTGTTACAACTATTTTTGAACAGCATAAAGTAACAACTCGTACCAAAGCGGTATTACCTGCTAATACGCTACCTTATATAAAGCAAGATATTACTATAGATGGATATGAAATTCATATGGGTAAAAGCAATTTATTGAAAAATGACTGTTTGCTATTGGTAACAGAAAGAGCAGGTCAAAAAGTTCAAGATACTGATGGTGCAATTTCTAACGATGGCAAGATATTTGGCACCTATTTTCATGGTATTTTTGATAATGGCTTATTAAGAAGAAGCCTAATTAATAATATAAGAAAAAACAAAGGTTTAGCTGAGCTAACTGAACCTATTTATGACCATATTGAGGCACGTGAAAAGGCTTTTAACAGATTAGCAGAGCATTTTAGAAGCCATTTAAATATGGAGAAAATCTATGAAATCTTGGATCTACAGTAG